Proteins encoded by one window of Pseudonocardia sp. HH130629-09:
- a CDS encoding ATP-dependent DNA ligase, whose translation MDLPVMPPVKPMLAKPAPSIPDGRLYEPKWDGFRSIVFRDGDEVEIGSRNERPMTRYFPEVVEAVREHFPPRAVVDGEIVVASGNALDFEALQQRIHPAVSRVTLLSTETPASFVAFDLLALGDDDLTARPFAERRALLEGAFAGVAPPVHLTPITDDTDTARRWFEKFEGAGLDGLIAKDPAGTYQPDKRVMAKIKHERTADCVVAGYRVHKSGPDAVGSLLLGLHDARGVLVSVGVVGAFPMARRRELMTELQPLVTDFDDHPWAWAKQLEGERTPRKSETSRWNAGKDLSFVPLRPERVVEVRYDYMEGQRFRHTTQFVRWRPDRDPASCTYEQLERPVTFDLAEVLAGHG comes from the coding sequence GTGGACCTGCCCGTGATGCCCCCGGTGAAGCCGATGCTGGCCAAGCCCGCCCCGTCCATCCCCGACGGCAGGCTCTACGAACCCAAGTGGGACGGCTTCCGCTCGATCGTCTTCCGCGACGGCGACGAGGTCGAGATCGGCTCCCGCAACGAGCGGCCGATGACCCGCTACTTCCCCGAGGTCGTCGAGGCGGTGCGGGAGCACTTCCCGCCGCGCGCGGTGGTCGACGGGGAGATCGTCGTCGCCTCGGGGAACGCACTGGACTTCGAGGCGCTCCAGCAGCGGATCCACCCCGCGGTCAGCCGGGTGACGCTGCTCTCGACCGAGACGCCGGCGTCGTTCGTCGCCTTCGACCTGCTGGCCCTCGGCGACGACGACCTCACCGCACGCCCGTTCGCCGAGCGCCGAGCGCTGCTGGAGGGGGCCTTCGCCGGCGTCGCCCCGCCGGTGCACCTCACCCCGATCACCGACGACACCGACACCGCGCGCCGCTGGTTCGAGAAGTTCGAGGGCGCCGGGCTGGACGGCCTCATCGCCAAGGACCCGGCCGGGACCTACCAGCCCGACAAGCGCGTCATGGCCAAGATCAAGCACGAGCGGACCGCGGACTGCGTCGTCGCCGGGTACCGGGTGCACAAGTCCGGGCCGGACGCCGTCGGGTCGCTGCTGCTGGGCCTGCACGACGCCCGCGGTGTGCTGGTGTCGGTCGGCGTCGTCGGGGCGTTCCCGATGGCGCGCCGCCGCGAGCTCATGACCGAGCTGCAGCCGCTGGTCACCGACTTCGACGACCACCCGTGGGCCTGGGCGAAGCAGCTGGAGGGCGAGCGCACCCCGCGCAAGTCCGAGACGAGCCGGTGGAACGCCGGCAAGGACCTGTCCTTCGTCCCGCTGCGCCCGGAGCGGGTGGTCGAGGTCCGCTACGACTACATGGAGGGCCAGCGGTTCCGCCACACCACCCAGTTCGTGCGGTGGCGCCCGGACCGCGACCCCGCCTCGTGCACCTACGAGCAGCTGGAGCGCCCGGTGACCTTCGACCTCGCGGAGGTCCTCGCCGGGCACGGGTGA